One region of Quercus lobata isolate SW786 chromosome 2, ValleyOak3.0 Primary Assembly, whole genome shotgun sequence genomic DNA includes:
- the LOC115975233 gene encoding importin subunit beta-1-like: protein MAMEVTQVLLNAQAVDGTVRKQAEENLKQFQEQNLPSFLFSLAGELSNDDKPVESRKLAGLILKNALDAKEQHRKLELVQRWLSLDPSVKTQIKACLLKTLSSPALDARSTASQVVAKVAGIELPHKQWPELIGLLLSNIHQLPANTRQATLETLGYICEEVSPDAVEQDHVNKILTAVVQGMNSSESNNDVRLAATRALYNALGFAQANFSNDMERDYIMRVVCEATLSPELRIRQAAFECLVAISSTYYEKLAPYIQDIFNITAKAVKEDEEPVALQAIEFWSSICDEEIDILEEYGGDFTGDSDVPCFYFVKQALPVLVPMLLETLLKQDEDQDQDEGAWNIAMAGGTCLGLVARTVGDDVVPLVMPFIEENITKPDWRQREAATYAFGSILEGPSPDKLIPLVNIALNFMLTALMNDPNNHVKDTTAWTLGRMFEFLHGSALETPIITQANIQQIINVLLQSMKDVPNVAEKACGALYFLAQGYEDAGSSSSPLTPFFQEIVQALLTVTHREDAGESRLRTAAYETLNEVVRCSTDETASMVLQLIPVIMMELHQTLEAQKLSSDEREKQNELQGLLCGCLQVIIQKLGSSEQSKYVFMQYADQMMALFLRVFASRSATAHEEAMLAIGALAYATSADFVKYMPEFYRYLEMGLQNFEDYQVCAITVGVVGDICRALEDKILPYCDGIMTQLLKDLSSNQLHRSVKPPIFSCFGDIALAIGENFEKYLIYAMPMLQSAAELSAHISGADDDMLEYTNSLRNGILEAYSGIFQGFKGSSKTQLLMPFAPHVLQFLDSLYMEKDMDDAVSKTAIGVLGDLADTLGSNAGPLIQQSVSSKDFLSECLSSDDHLIRESAEWAKLAISRAISF, encoded by the exons ATGGCAATGGAGGTGACTCAAGTTCTTTTAAATGCACAAGCAGTAGATGGCACTGTGCGCAAGCAGGCAGAAGAAAATCTCAAACAATTTCAAGAGCAAAATCTTCCAagtttcttgttttctcttgCTGGGGAATTGTCAAATGATGATAAGCCCGTTGAGAGTCGTAAATTAGCAGGCTTGATTCTGAAGAATGCCTTGGATGCCAAAGAACAACATAGGAAACTTGAGCTTGTGCAAAGATGGTTGTCATTGGACCCCTCTGTGAAGACTCAGATCAAGGCATGCTTGTTAAAGACCCTCTCTTCTCCTGCTCTGGATGCTCGATCAACTGCATCGCAAGTCGTTGCAAAGGTTGCAGGTATTGAGTTACCACATAAACAGTGGCCTGAACTGATAGGGTTGCTCTTGTCTAATATTCACCAGCTTCCGGCTAATACCAGGCAGGCAACACTGGAAACTCTTGGGTACATTTGTGAAGAAGTCTCCCCAGATGCGGTAGAACAGGATCACGTAAACAAGATTCTTACTGCTGTAGTTCAGGGTATGAACTCTTCCGAGAGTAACAATGATGTTAGGCTTGCCGCTACTCGAGCTTTGTACAATGCTTTAGGTTTTGCTCAGGCAAACTTTTCCAATGATATGGAACGTGATTACATAATGAGAGTTGTTTGTGAAGCTACCCTTTCTCCAGAGTTGAGGATTCGACAAGCTGCTTTTGAGTGTTTGGTTGCCATATCTTCAACCTACTATGAGAAGTTGGCTCCTTACATACAAGATATCTTTAACATCACTGCAAAGGCTGTTAAGGAAGATGAGGAGCCAGTCGCTCTTCAAGCCATTGAGTTCTGGAGTTCAATATGTGACGAGGAGATAGATATTTTAGAAGAATATGGAGGTGACTTTACTGGGGATTCTGATGTTCCCTGCTTTTACTTTGTTAAGCAGGCGCTCCCTGTTCTTGTCCCCATGTTATTAGAGACGCTACTTAAGCAGGATGAGGATCAAGATCAAGATGAAGGGGCTTGGAACATTGCAATGGCTGGAGGCACATGCCTGGGTTTGGTTGCACGAACGGTTGGAGATGATGTTGTCCCACTTGTAATGCCATTTATTGAAGAGAATATAACAAAACCAGATTGGAGGCAAAGGGAGGCTGCTACTTATGCTTTTGGTTCCATTCTGGAAGGTCCATCCCCAGACAAGCTCATACCACTTGTTAACATTGCCTTGAACTTCATGCTCACTGCGCTTATGAATGATCCAAATAACCATGTGAAGGACACTACTGCTTGGACTCTTGGAAGAATGTTTGAATTTCTGCATGGGTCAGCTTTGGAGACCCCCATAATTACCCAGGCAAATATTCAACAGATTATTAATGTTCTGCTTCAGAGCATGAAAGATGTACCAAATGTTGCGGAGAAAGCCTGTGGTGCTCTCTATTTCTTGGCCCAGGGTTATGAGGATGCGGGATCTTCATCTTCTCCACTAACTCCATTCTTCCAGGAAATTGTTCAAGCTCTTCTCACTGTGACTCACCGAGAAGATGCTGGAGAGTCACGCCTCCGCACTGCAGCCTATGAGACTTTAAACGAAGTTGTGAGGTGTTCTACTGATGAGACAGCTTCAATGGTGCTGCAACTAATTCCTGTCATTATGATGGAGCTCCACCAAACTCTTGAGGCACAGAAGCTTTCGtctgatgagagagagaagcagaATGAATTACAAGGTTTGCTCTGTGGTTGCTTGCAGGTCATCATACAGAAACTGGGGTCATCCGAGCAATCGAAATATGTCTTCATGCAGTATGCTGACCAGATGATGGCCCTTTTCTTAAGAGTATTTGCTTCTCGAAGTGCCACAGCTCATGAGGAGGCTATGCTTGCCATTGGAGCTCTTGCCTATGCAACAAGTGCCGATTTTGTAAAATACATGCCAGAATTTTATAGGTATTTGGAAATGGGTCTTCAAAATTTCGAGGACTACCAGGTTTGTGCCATAACAGTTGGTGTAGTTGGGGATATATGCAGAGCGCTGGAGGATAAGATATTGCCTTACTGTGATGGAATAATGACCCAGCTTCTCAAGGATTTGTCAAGCAACCAGTTGCACCGATCTGTAAAGCCCCCAATATTTTCATGCTTTGGTGACATTGCTTTGGCAATTGGAGAAAACTTTGAGAAGTACTTAATATATGCTATGCCCATGCTTCAAAGTGCAGCAGAACTATCTGCCCATATTTCCGGTGCTGATGACGACATGTTGGAGTACACCAATTCTCTGAGAAATGGAATTCTAGAGGCATACTCAGGGATCTTTCAGGGATTTAAGGGTTCTTCGAAGACCCAGCTATTGATGCCTTTTGCACCTCATGTTCTTCAGTTCTTGGATAGTTTGTATATGGAGAAGGACAT gGATGATGCGGTGTCTAAAACGGCAATTGGGGTCCTTGGAGATCTAGCTGATACCCTGGGTAGTAATGCAGGTCCCTTGATTCAGCAATCTGTGTCAAGCAAAGACTTTCTAAGTGAATGTTTATCATCAGATGACCATTTGATAAGGGAATCTGCCGAATGGGCCAAGTTGGCCATCAGTCGAGCCATTTCTTTTTGA